The genomic region TTATTAAGTTTTTTTATTATAATATCTTTTATTACTTTTGAAAATATAAATGTTAGGGCACAAACATCAGATAAACCTGATTTCGATGTAGTAATTGAATCTGCAACTCCAAATCCAGCCCTTCTAGGGGAGGATATTACCATTAAGGGTAAAATAATTCCAAAACCTTTTGAAACAACTGTACCGCCTAAGGAGATAGTATTGGTTTTAGATGTTTCAGGGAGTATGGAAGGTAACAGAATTAAGCAGCTAAAAGAAGCTGTGAAAAATTTTATAAATAAGATGAATGAGAATAAGATACAAAATTTGAAGATAGGCATAGTTGCTTATTCAAGTATTGCAGATTTTAATCCCATTCAAAACTTAGGAGAAAAGAGAGTTTATTCATATGGCTACGGTTATCATAATGTGACAAGTTATAAATCTTATAGCAGTTCCTTTCTTAATGCTAATGATAGTAAATTATATCAAATAATAGATTCATTAAGTCCATTAGGAGGAACCAATATAGGTGAGGGTATTAGAAAAGCCATATATATGCTTCAAAATGGAAATGCTTCTGCTAATAAGGCCATAGTTCTTATGACTGATGGTGAGCCAACCTTTTATTCTGTTACAAATAGCTCTTTACAGAAGTATATGATTATTAATAATAATAGCCCTGAAATTGCGGGGCAAGGAACTGGATTAGATAATAAGGCTTTAGATTATGCAAGGGATATTGCTAAAATTATCAATGACAGTGGTTATAATGCCTTTTCAATAGGTTATGAAATGAGCGATAGAGGAAATGAGGCTTTGGAGAAAATACATTCGTCTATGATTGGGGAAGAATGGAATAGCAATACTAAGCTTACAGAACAAGAAGGCTTTTATAAAACAAGTGAGGGTGCTATAGATTTAGTGTTTCAAAAAATAGCTTCAGAAATAATAAATAGCTATCCAGTTAATGATTTGGCATTAAATATGGAATTTAATGAAGGTTTTTCTTTAAATATTGGGGGGAATACAGTAAATATAGGCACTGTTAATTATAAAAAGGATGATAGCTCACAGAATGGAGATAAAATCATATATAAAGCTTCTCCAATACCTTTTGAATTCACTATAAAAGGAAGTGAAGAAGGTAGTAATTTTGTTTTTGAGGATTTAAATTTATCCTATAGCTGGGAAGATAAAACTCAAAGAAAGCCTATATATGAAAACATTGAAGTAATTATAAATTCTAATGAACTTCCTAATATAAGTGCTAAACTTTTATCTGAGAAAAATATTTTAGTAAAAACAAATGAAGAAATAACTTTAGAATATGAAATTAATCCATCATCTTTTAAATTTACTGATACAAACAATGCAAGTTCTAATGATGTAGCAATAATTATAGATACATCAATGGATATGAAGGAAGAAATTTCAATTATTAAAAATGCTGTTTTTAACAAGTTATTAAGTAATAATATCTTAAAAAATACTAAAACACATTATTCCCTTATAACATATTCAAATAAATCTAGTATTGTAACAGATTTATATAATAATAAAAATAAAGATTATTATAAAGATTATAATCAATATATAACTGATTTAAATGATAAATATTTAAAAAATATTACTACAGATCAGGAAAATCCAAATGCTAAAAATATTAAAGTGGCCTTTCCTAATATTATTAATGTCTTAAAAGAGGGAAGAAAGGATGCAGGAAAAACTTTAATTATCATAGGAAATGAGAAAGTTTCCTATAGTTTAAAGGATATTGAAGAGATAAAAGAAAAGGGATATAACATTATTACCTTATCGGTGGAGAATAATCAAAGTGGTAATTTGTATAATCTTCATAAAGATTTAAATGGAAAAGAGGAAAACTATTTTTATATACAAGATCCTAATAATATTGAAAATTCTATAATGAATAAGGTTGCAGATATATTAATTTCAGGAATTAGATTAAACGGCTATGAATTTAATCCAGAAATTAAATTAAATTTAGCAGGAAACTTTGAGGCAGTAAATGGAATAGAGAAGTTTGAAAATAATATTGCTACAATAAAAGTTCCTAAAATTATATATAATTATAATTCTAAAACTGGCTTATATGAAGTTGATAAGGAAAAAAGTAACTTAAAAGTATCCTTTACTATAAAGGCAAAGGCAGGCAAGAGTGGTGAGCTAGCTTTTGGAAATGCAAATGATAATAAGTTAGTTTATGAAAAACTTGTTTATAAGAATGAAAGTGATAAATATAAATATTCTTTAATTTATACCCCTAAAATAACAGTAAGACCACAAGTTAAAAATCTTATTCATGGTTTATTTAATGGAATAGAGGGAAATAGCATAAAGATTGATAATTCAATGGCTGAAAGCGGATTTAGCATTGCTGCAAATTCAACAATAACTTATGGAGCAAGCTTTATTCTTGAGGGAAATGAACTTGATTTTAGTTTGAAGGTAGATCCTAGACTTCAAGGAATAAAGGCCAGTGAAATAAGGGCTTATATATTAGAGGGATCTAATATTGTTGATGAGGGCGTAACTATTGAAAGTATAGATGAAGCTAATTTATTTAAATTAAACATTAAAGATGCAAAGCCTTCCTCAGCAGAGAGACAAGTTCTTTTGCTTTATAAGAGAAAGATGCTTGATGATGGGGGAGATAATAATACTTTTACTAATGAAATAAAAATAGATGATTTAAAGCAAGCAGTAACAGTAAAACTTTATAATCCGGATAATAGTAAGCCTAAATTACCTGATTTATTCTAAAAATGAGAAAGGTGCAAGTCTTATATAGATGATGCACTTTTTTCTTATTTCTAATATATGCAAAAGTAAATTGTGAAATATAAATTGCATTTTTGTTGACAAAGATAGGTTAGGGATATATAATAATTTTAATATAAAACTGAATAAAAATTTTAACTCGTATATCCCCTGAATATGGCAGGGAGTTTCTACCGGGAACCTTAAATTCCTGACTATGAGTGATTTTAATATACTATGCTATAGTTATCTATAGCATTATAGGCATATTGACTTCACTTAGAAAGTTGATATGCCTTTTTTATATAAAAATCAATATTAGATATATATCATTGAAATGAAAATGCAATTAAAATTGCGAAAATATAAATTTTGCAGGAAAAATATTATTTTAGGAGGAAGAATAATGGCAAGGATTTTAAAAACAGCTTATACTTTTGATGATGTATTATTAGTACCAAATAAATCAGAGGTTTTACCAAACGAAGTTTCCCTAAAAACAAAATTAACAAAAAAGATTACTTTAAATATTCCTTTAATGAGTGCAAGTATGGATACTGTAACAGAGTCAAAAATGGCTATTGCAATTGCTAGAGAAGGCGGAATTGGTATTATACATAAAAATATGACCATTGAAGAACAGGCAAGGGAAGTAGATAGAGTAAAAAGACAAGAAAATGGAGTAATTACAGATCCAATATTCTTATCAGAAGAACATACTTTAGCAGATGCTAATGAGCTTATGGCAAGATATAGAATTTCAGGAGTTCCAATAACTAGAGGAACGAAGTTAGTGGGAATTATAACTAATAGAGATATACTTTTTGAAACAGATTATACTAAGCCAATTTCGGAAGTAATGACCAAAAGTCCTTTAGTTACAGCAAAAGAAGGTACAAGTTTACAGGAAGCTCTTGAAATATTAAAGAAGCATAAAATTGAAAAGCTTCCTTTAGTTGATGAAGAAAATAATTTAAAAGGATTAATAACAATAAAAGACATAGAAAAGGCTAAAAAATTCCCCAATGCAGCAAAGGATGAAAAGGGAAGACTTTTATGTGGAGCTGCAGTAGGAATAACAAATGATATGATGGATAGAGTTTCAGCTTTAGTAAAGGCACAGGTAGATGTTATTACTGTAGATACAGCTCACGGCCATTCAAAGGGAGTTATGGAAGCAATTAAGAGAATAAAATCAGTTTATCCAGAACTTCAAATAATAGCTGGTAATGTAGCAACAGCAGAAGCTACTAGAGATTTAATAGAAGCTGGAGCAGATTGTGTTAAAGTAGGTATAGGACCTGGATCAATTTGTACAACAAGAGTAGTTGCAGGAGTTGGAGTTCCTCAATTAACAGCAGTAATGGATTGTGCAGAAGAAGCAAGAAAATATGGAGTACCAGTTATTGCAGATGGAGGATTAAAATATTCAGGTGATATAGTTAAGGCTTTAGCTGGCGGAGCATCTGCTGCAATGATGGGATCATTATTTGCAGGCTGTGAAGAAGCCCCAGGGGAATTAGAAATATATCAAGGAAGAAGCTATAAGGTATATAGAGGAATGGGATCGCTTGGAGCAATGGCAAAAGGATCAAGTGATAGATACTTCCAAAATGGAACTAAGAAGTTTGTACCAGAGGGTGTAGAAGGAAGAGTTGCTTTTAAAGGTTCTGTGTCAGATACTATATATCAATTAGTAGGTGGAATAAGATCAGGAATGGGATACTTAGGTGCAGCAACTTTAGAAGAATTATATGAAAAAGCAACTTTTGTAGTTCAAACATCAGCAGGATTTAGGGAAAGCCATCCTCATGATGTAAATATAACAAAGGAAGCACCAAACTATAGTAAATAGCCTTTGGAAATGACAATGGAGTTGAATTATAAGCTAAGTAAATGTAGCGGAGTTTTTCTTCGTTACATTTATTTATATTATTTTTATAAAATAGAGCTACAACTAAAATAATCGAAATATATTTAAAATATATAAAATATTATTCGTTATATGGTGAATAATATAAAATAAAAGTTTTATTTTATACTTATATTCGATATAAAATTATGCTATAATAAATTAGCTAATTAAATTTTAGTTGTTAAAAAAATGGAGGTTACTCATGAATAAAGAGTTAGTTTTAGTTATTGACTTTGGTGGACAATACAATCAGCTAATAGCAAGAAGAGTAAGAGAATGTGGAGTTTATTGTGAAGTTCATCCTTATACTTTAAGTGTTGAAAAAATAAGAGAAATGAATCCAAAAGGAATAATATTTACAGGAGGTCCAAATAGTGTTTATGCTGAAGATTCTCCCTTATGTGATAAAGAATTATTAGAAGCTGGAATACCTATTCTTGGAATATGCTATGGATCACAATTAATGGCTCATGTTCTTGGAGGAAAGGTTGCAACAGCCCCTGTAAGCGAATATGGAAAGACAGAAGTTAACATAAATAAAGAATCTAAGATTTTTGAAGGTATTTCATCCCCAACTATTTGTTGGATGAGTCATACTGATTACATAGAAAAAACTCCAGAAGGCTTTAAAATAATAGCTCACACTCCAGTATGTCCAGTTGCAGCTATGGAAGCTGAAGAAAGGAAATTATATGCAGTTCAATTTCACCCAGAAGTTATGCATACACAAGAAGGAACAAAGATGATATCAAATTTCCTTTATAATGTTTGTGAATGTTCTGGAGATTGGAAAATGGATGCCTTTGTAGAAAAAACAATTCAAGAAATACGTGAAAAAGTTGGTAATGGAAAGGCCTTATGCGCATTATCAGGTGGGGTTGATTCATCTGTAGCTGCTGTTTTACTATCAAAAGCTATAGGAAACCAATTAACTTGTGTTTTTGTTGATCATGGTTTACTTCGTAAAAATGAGGCAGATGAAGTTGAAGAAATATTTGGACCTAATGGACCATATAATCTAAATTTCATTCGTGTAAATGCTCAAGAAAGATTTTATGAAAAATTAAAGGGTGTAGAAGATCCAGAGCAAAAGAGAAAAATAATTGGTGAAGAATTTATTAGAGTATTTGAAGAAGAAGCAAAGAAAATAGGAGCAGTAGATTTCCTAGTGCAGGGAACTATCTATCCAGATATAATTGAAAGTGGTCTTGGAAAATCAGCAGTAATAAAATCTCATCATAATGTTGGAGGGCTTCCAGATTGTGTAGATTTTAAGGAAATAATAGAACCTTTAAGATTACTATTTAAAGACGAAGTACGTAAGGCTGGTTTAGAACTTGGATTACCTGAAAAATTAGTTTATAGGCAGCCATTCCCAGGTCCAGGTCTTGGAGTACGTATAATAGGTGAGGTAACAGCTGAAAAGGTTAGAATAGTTCAAGATGCGGATGCTATTTATAGAGAAGAAATTGAAAAAGCAGGACTTAATAGAAGTATAGGCCAATACTTTGCAGCCTTAACTAATATGCGTTCTGTAGGAGTAATGGGAGATGAAAGAACTTACGATTATGCTATTGTCCTTCGTGCAGTAGAAACAAGTGATTTTATGACTGCAACTTCAGTAAATCTTCCATGGGAAGTTCTTGAAAGAGTAACAACTAGAATTGTAAATGAAGTTAAGGGTGTTAATAGAGTATTATATGACTGTACAGGAAAACCACCAGCAACAATAGAATTAGAGTAAAATACAGAAAAACGACTAGATTAGTTGAGCTAGTCGTTTTTTTATTTATCATGTATCTTCCTAAATCTATTAATACACAATATTTTTACATACTTTTACAGATATGTTATTATAAATAATATATATTAAATAAAAGTTTGTAAAATTCGGAGGTTTATATATGTTAAAAAAATTTGCTTCAGACGCTTTAGGATTAAGTGATATTGGAAAAATAATAGATAAAAGAGATTTTGGTAAAGTAGATGCAGATGATTATATAATGCATGAAGATGATGAAAAAATATTTTTTCTTATAAAATCAAAAACTGATGAATACTGTTTTACAAATTTAGCACTTATTCATGTAGATGGAACATCTGCTGTAAGTAAAAAGAGATTAGTAATTAGATATGAT from Clostridium isatidis harbors:
- a CDS encoding VWA domain-containing protein, producing the protein MKKKKIKIISLLLSFFIIISFITFENINVRAQTSDKPDFDVVIESATPNPALLGEDITIKGKIIPKPFETTVPPKEIVLVLDVSGSMEGNRIKQLKEAVKNFINKMNENKIQNLKIGIVAYSSIADFNPIQNLGEKRVYSYGYGYHNVTSYKSYSSSFLNANDSKLYQIIDSLSPLGGTNIGEGIRKAIYMLQNGNASANKAIVLMTDGEPTFYSVTNSSLQKYMIINNNSPEIAGQGTGLDNKALDYARDIAKIINDSGYNAFSIGYEMSDRGNEALEKIHSSMIGEEWNSNTKLTEQEGFYKTSEGAIDLVFQKIASEIINSYPVNDLALNMEFNEGFSLNIGGNTVNIGTVNYKKDDSSQNGDKIIYKASPIPFEFTIKGSEEGSNFVFEDLNLSYSWEDKTQRKPIYENIEVIINSNELPNISAKLLSEKNILVKTNEEITLEYEINPSSFKFTDTNNASSNDVAIIIDTSMDMKEEISIIKNAVFNKLLSNNILKNTKTHYSLITYSNKSSIVTDLYNNKNKDYYKDYNQYITDLNDKYLKNITTDQENPNAKNIKVAFPNIINVLKEGRKDAGKTLIIIGNEKVSYSLKDIEEIKEKGYNIITLSVENNQSGNLYNLHKDLNGKEENYFYIQDPNNIENSIMNKVADILISGIRLNGYEFNPEIKLNLAGNFEAVNGIEKFENNIATIKVPKIIYNYNSKTGLYEVDKEKSNLKVSFTIKAKAGKSGELAFGNANDNKLVYEKLVYKNESDKYKYSLIYTPKITVRPQVKNLIHGLFNGIEGNSIKIDNSMAESGFSIAANSTITYGASFILEGNELDFSLKVDPRLQGIKASEIRAYILEGSNIVDEGVTIESIDEANLFKLNIKDAKPSSAERQVLLLYKRKMLDDGGDNNTFTNEIKIDDLKQAVTVKLYNPDNSKPKLPDLF
- the guaB gene encoding IMP dehydrogenase, which encodes MARILKTAYTFDDVLLVPNKSEVLPNEVSLKTKLTKKITLNIPLMSASMDTVTESKMAIAIAREGGIGIIHKNMTIEEQAREVDRVKRQENGVITDPIFLSEEHTLADANELMARYRISGVPITRGTKLVGIITNRDILFETDYTKPISEVMTKSPLVTAKEGTSLQEALEILKKHKIEKLPLVDEENNLKGLITIKDIEKAKKFPNAAKDEKGRLLCGAAVGITNDMMDRVSALVKAQVDVITVDTAHGHSKGVMEAIKRIKSVYPELQIIAGNVATAEATRDLIEAGADCVKVGIGPGSICTTRVVAGVGVPQLTAVMDCAEEARKYGVPVIADGGLKYSGDIVKALAGGASAAMMGSLFAGCEEAPGELEIYQGRSYKVYRGMGSLGAMAKGSSDRYFQNGTKKFVPEGVEGRVAFKGSVSDTIYQLVGGIRSGMGYLGAATLEELYEKATFVVQTSAGFRESHPHDVNITKEAPNYSK
- the guaA gene encoding glutamine-hydrolyzing GMP synthase: MNKELVLVIDFGGQYNQLIARRVRECGVYCEVHPYTLSVEKIREMNPKGIIFTGGPNSVYAEDSPLCDKELLEAGIPILGICYGSQLMAHVLGGKVATAPVSEYGKTEVNINKESKIFEGISSPTICWMSHTDYIEKTPEGFKIIAHTPVCPVAAMEAEERKLYAVQFHPEVMHTQEGTKMISNFLYNVCECSGDWKMDAFVEKTIQEIREKVGNGKALCALSGGVDSSVAAVLLSKAIGNQLTCVFVDHGLLRKNEADEVEEIFGPNGPYNLNFIRVNAQERFYEKLKGVEDPEQKRKIIGEEFIRVFEEEAKKIGAVDFLVQGTIYPDIIESGLGKSAVIKSHHNVGGLPDCVDFKEIIEPLRLLFKDEVRKAGLELGLPEKLVYRQPFPGPGLGVRIIGEVTAEKVRIVQDADAIYREEIEKAGLNRSIGQYFAALTNMRSVGVMGDERTYDYAIVLRAVETSDFMTATSVNLPWEVLERVTTRIVNEVKGVNRVLYDCTGKPPATIELE